The Bacteroidia bacterium DNA window TCGCGCAAGTAGGGGAGGAGATCAGTAAAAGGCACGAGGGCATCAACAGGTCATCCCTGCCCCTTTATGGGGAATTTCTCCCGATACTTTTTACGGATCAACTCAAGTTGCCTTTTATACTCTGCCGGGTTTTCTAAATGCAGCTTTGACAGCTCATCCCTACGTTTGCGCATAAAGGCCACTGCGTCAAATGACTTTTCCTTTTTCATAAATCAATTATTTCTATTGGAGACCTAATCTCAATCAGCGCATATCCGTGCTTTAAGTTAACAGCATTGAACAAACGGATTCTGTTCAAATTCACAATATGTTTAAAATTCCAGCTCACCAGGGCGCTTACATGATTAATAGTTGCGAGCGCAATATGGCTTGCATCTTCAAGGGATTTAGGCATCAGAAGAATGGAACTAAGCCAAAAGAGAGGGAGAAAATATTTCATAAGTACTTATAAGAATTACATTGGGCAGAATGGTTTTATCGTAACCCCGCCAAGATACACATTTACCCTCTCTCCTCGGCCAATAACTGCTTCACCAGCATCGGAACCTTTTCACTCGCTTTGCCTTCCAGTACCTCAAGATTTGGGTAATGGCCAATGGAGGGCGTCACCCGGTCTATCACAAACTTCCGGGCTTCGTTCGGAACGTAGCCAATAAGTCCGGCAGCAGGATAAACGGCCATCGAGGTGCCCACAACAATAAAAATGTCTGCCGCTGCGGAGATTTCCATTGCCTCTTCTATTTTTGGAACTGGCTCGCCAAACCATACTACGAACGGCCGCAGTTGCGAACCCCGCTCGCAAGTATCGCCCACGCAAATGTCTTTGGTACCAATGTCATAAACCAGGTCAGGATAATCACAACTGCTAACCTTGGTAATTTCTCCATGCAAGTGCAACACATTTCCGGAGCCACCGCGCTCGTGCAAGTTGTCAATGTTCTGGGTTATCACCGTCACATCGAATTTCTCTTCCAGCTTGGCCAGCGCTATGTGTGCAGCATTTGGCTGCACCGTTCCAATATTCCTCCTCCGCTGATTATAAAAGTCCAGCACCAGTTCCTGATTTTTTGCCCAGCCTTGTGGAGACGCTACTTCCATGACATCATGACCCTCCCACAGCCCATCGCTGTCACGAAAGGTGGGCACACCACTTTCTGCACTTATTCCGGCCCCGGTTAAAATCACAACTTTTTTCATAATCATTTTAAAATCTAAACTCCGAAAATAATCAGTTTTTGGAAAACCATTTTGTGCAGAAGCGGATATGGTCATTCCTGGTCGGCATACACGGGGTGTACCAAGAGCCATATTAATAAGAAGAGCAAAACCACCGGCAAAGAGAAATACAGGAAATGCAATTGGGTAGATACATTAAGACGGTCGAGCAAACCATTTACAGGGAGAAAAAGCGGTAAAAGCAATATCAGCAAAAGCATTCTTTTTCGTTTCGTAAACTGAAAGGACAATGGAAATAAAAGCAGCAGAAGCAGGGCATCATAAAACAGATGATAGGTGGTAAGCAACACACCTGCGCTTAGTAGTAATAATAGATAAACATCATTGAATTTTCGCTTCTGATGCCTCCACCAGATAAATCCAAAGAGCAACGCGAGAAGCATATTTTTTACAGGTCCAACGGCATCACTGCTTCCGCGCCAGAGGAATTCCAGCAAAGCCGTGATTTCAGTTGTGGTAATCATTACATAATTCAGAGGATATTCGGGACGGTGAGGATCATAAAATGAATCCACCATAAAGGATACATTGGCCGCATAGTTCTCAAGCATTGTTATTGGCTCTGATGACAAAACCAGAGAGATCAAAAGCAGTATCGCTCCCGTAGATCCGGCAGCTACGAGGGCTTTGAATTTCTTATTTATAATAAAAAATAAA harbors:
- a CDS encoding NAD-dependent deacylase; amino-acid sequence: MKKVVILTGAGISAESGVPTFRDSDGLWEGHDVMEVASPQGWAKNQELVLDFYNQRRRNIGTVQPNAAHIALAKLEEKFDVTVITQNIDNLHERGGSGNVLHLHGEITKVSSCDYPDLVYDIGTKDICVGDTCERGSQLRPFVVWFGEPVPKIEEAMEISAAADIFIVVGTSMAVYPAAGLIGYVPNEARKFVIDRVTPSIGHYPNLEVLEGKASEKVPMLVKQLLAEERG
- a CDS encoding glycosyltransferase family 87 protein, with amino-acid sequence MTLLSGKFPVKTAFPAWLWFLLLGFSLLHTTRIVLNPPGPDRIIDFRPVYLAQRLLVQGKDPYLERNIQQEWQKVVEQEGIASAYVPVWPLSHVIYPPWALSMLSWLSLFSYTVAYVLWYSSLPFLLSFILFAIARFSKLEMQYADLLLLSLAFKGTVASMLVGQPTFLSLALAFSALLAVNRRPFISGLLLGLAAFKVTVALPFVLFFIINKKFKALVAAGSTGAILLLISLVLSSEPITMLENYAANVSFMVDSFYDPHRPEYPLNYVMITTTEITALLEFLWRGSSDAVGPVKNMLLALLFGFIWWRHQKRKFNDVYLLLLLSAGVLLTTYHLFYDALLLLLLFPLSFQFTKRKRMLLLILLLPLFLPVNGLLDRLNVSTQLHFLYFSLPVVLLFLLIWLLVHPVYADQE